The following DNA comes from Arthrobacter sp. SLBN-83.
ATCGTCCGTAGTGCCGCTCATACTGCCTCTGAGTCAGAGAATCGCAGGACCCATCACAGACCTGCATTCGCCCCGTCTTGATCCAGCAGTACTCGCAAGGCTCCGGCGGCTCAAGCCTGCCCATGCACTGGTCGCAGTAGCAGTAGTCGCTCATGCTGTCCTCGCCCATGTCACGGTTTCGCGTTTGTCCACCTGGACGAGCGCGGGCAGCTCGGCCCACTGCTGTTCGGTGTAGCCCCACCAGGCGGCGATCATCTTGTCTTCGGGGCTGATCCGTGGCCTGGGAGCGGGTGCGGGCCGGCGACGCTCCCAACGGAGGGCCCTGAACCAGCCCTTCACTTTTGGGCCCCGGGCTTGACGGGGATGTACACGGCGATCCGGCCGGTCCACTCCACACGGAACCCCGGGACTACCGGGGCGCTCATGCCGCGGCCTCAGTGAGTTGTGCGTTCTCCGTGACGGTGACGTTGAGGACCGCTTCGACTGCCTTGATGAAGTCGGCCCGGTTCACGTCATGGGAAACGGACAGCTGGCCACGCCGGTAGGAGTTGAGCTGGACAAGCCCGTACTGCGGCTGCGGCTCCGCGATCTGGATGACGGACGTGGCGCTGTAGTGGTCCCAGAGCCGCGCCTTCTTGACGCGTACCGGGGTGTTCTTGGTTTGAGTCTGAGCACTCATCGGGTTTTCCTCCATCGGATATTCGGCCATCCCTGGCCTCTCGTCTGCTGCAATACCTAAGTCTACCGCTTGTCAGTACCTAAACCAAGCACTGATGGTACTCATTCCGGGCAAAACTACGCGCCTTTCAGTTCCGCGACTACCCGGCCCGATACGAGATCCGCCGGCCGCCACACCCCAGCATCAGCACCAGCAGCCGTGAGCCCGTCCACCCACTTCCGCTGATCCGGCGACACCCTACCGACGTCGGTCTTCAACTCCCGGAACAACACCCGGGCCCGCTTCGGGGACACGAGGACCAGGTCAGGGAACCCTGGAGCGGACCGCCGCGAATCGTGAGTGTGATACGCCAGCTCATACCCATGCAACGACGCCAACTCCATCACGATCCCCTGGAACTCCTTCTCGCTCATCCCCGGCCGCAAATGAAACCCATATGCGCGTTCTTCACGTCGTCCGGTAACGCGCTCAGTGCGCTTCTCAGGCACTGTTAGTGCGTCCTGTGGGCATGGAGACGTCCTCGGGTGTTTGAGGCGCTCCTGCGGGCTGCTGTGGCGTTTGAGCGCATAACCTCACGGTAGAGCCGCAGGTCTTCTGCGGTTTGCTCTACCCAGTCCCAGGCTTCCATCTGCTGGAGTTCGGCAGCTACCCTGTCATGTCCGCCGCTGGTTTGGACGCGGTCGCACCATGCTTCGAAGATATCTAGGGCTTCTTTGTGCCGGGCTTTGAGGGTGGTCTCGGTGTGCATGCCGGTGGTACTCATGCTGCGGTCCTGTCTGCGTCGTTGTGGGTGAAGAGGCTGTTTCGCAGAGCCGCTACCGCTTTGGCGGCCTGGGCTTCGGTGTCGTGCCTGCCGCCCCAGTACATCTTCCGGTTGTGCATGACCGAGGCCGACCAACGTCCGGTTTGTTTGTCAAATGAAACGCCGAGGGTCTTGGATGACTTGTTGTTCCGATTGGTCCCTGCCCGGTTCTCACCGTTCTGCTTCTGGGTTGCTAGTCGCAGGTGTTCGGCGTTGCAGCACAGCGGGTTGTGGCAGGTGTGGTCAACCTTCATGCCCTCCGGGATCGGTCCGTGAGCCTTCTCGTAGGCCCACCGATGGACGGACATCGCTTCAGTGCTACGGACGGTGATCTTCCCGTATCCGTCGCCGTACTTCGCTCCGGTCCATATGAGGCAATCGCCTTGGCGCTTGGTTCGGGCAGCGAAGGATTCTTCGGGTGTCGAGTACCGGGGGTTGGTGGGGTGCTCTGGGTCGCCGTAGCGAGACCACTTCTGGTAGTGCATGGCGCACCAGCCGCGGGCTTTCGCCGGGCTTTGGCAAGTGGGTATGGCGCAGCTAAGCTTGGGCATATCATCGCTCCTCAGAAAGCGGTGGTCGCGCTCCCGGATTGTTGACGCAATCGCGGGAGTTTCTAATGCTCTCATTCTATCTCATTTCCTTGAATTTCCGGGGAATTCCAGTGTTTTCCGATATGGGATTCCGGTCTTTGTCCGGCTTTTACATCCGCCCAACAGCAGCGGCAATGATGAGCTTCTTGCTCGGGGTGGTCGGCGCATGGTGTCCAGGTCCTTGGGGCTTGCCAGTCGTCCGGGGCTGTGGAGGACCAGTGGCGGCCGTCCTGCGGGTAGAAGTTCGGTGTCCGCTTCGCCCATCCCCCACCGGGGTCTTGCTGGGTGGCGTAGTGGGCGAGGGCCCGGACGCAATGCCCGAAGTCCTTCCCCGGGAATCCTTCCTCGTTGGCTTCCCGGAGGATCAGGCCGGGCTTGTTCGGGGTCCAGTCCGGGCGGGCCGCGACCATCATGGCCGTGAGGCGTTGCCCTTCCTGGTCCGTGAGCTTGTACATGGATCTCCTTCAAAGAAGAATCGTCGTGCGTCCCGGTCTCTCGCGTTAAGTGAGTGACGATCGACGCTTTTCTTCACCCCAGATTCTTTAAAAATCTGGAAAGGCACTTAGGTGAGATGAGTAGGTAATAGGTACTAGGTAATAGGGGGTTAGGTTTCGCCAACCACTCGCAACCCATGCTCTAACCCAGTGGGTTTTGGTTGGGTTCTTGGTCTGCCGCCCTTAGCGCCGTTTTCCCGGTTCTTCGCCGCCTGCAATTCGATCTCTTCCTTCGACCACTGGTGGTTCAGGTAGTCATGCAGGCGGTAGCGGCCATCCGGTTGTGCTTCGAGCATCGCCCCGCGTCCTGGCACAAGCTCGGTGGTGAGTTCCTTGAAGACCTTCGGGCCGCGTTCCTTGGCCTTAGCCGCGGACACGTACCCGTCCGTCCTCATCCGATTGCACCAACCCGTGAGCCGGAGCCAGTGGACCTTGGCCGTGTCCGACATCGCTTCGATCTTCGGGTGGTCCATTGCGTCATCGTGGACGGCGATGAATGAACGCCCGTCTTTCTTCCTTGCCACTACTCGTCCCATCCTGTTTGTCTCGTCCAATGCCATCCGCCGTGATCGCATTCGTAGAACCGGCACACCTCCAGCAGCGCCCCGGGCCCCGCGATCTCCCTGCGTAGTCGTCTGGCTTCGTCCCGTGTGGGTGAGTAGGCCTTCCCGCATTCGCAGGTGAAGAAGTGGGGTTTTCGGTGCTGCACCCGGTACGCCTGCCGGGTACTCACGCCGCCTCATCGGAGCGGCAAGAGAACGGGGAGCAACCCGTCATGCTTGCGTTGTCCTCCTGGCTGAGCCGCTCTTCGAACTCCGAGACAGCCAACAGGCTCAAGACATCGGATTGCCTGGAAGCCCACTCGAAGTAGGACACCTTGTCGATCGGCGCTTCGCTGAGCGGTACGCGGGACCTGTGTAGGAATGCCTGGCCTAGGAGCGGTTGGCCCTGGGCGTTGGCCCTGGCTGAGC
Coding sequences within:
- a CDS encoding VRR-NUC domain-containing protein — protein: MSEKEFQGIVMELASLHGYELAYHTHDSRRSAPGFPDLVLVSPKRARVLFRELKTDVGRVSPDQRKWVDGLTAAGADAGVWRPADLVSGRVVAELKGA
- a CDS encoding HNH endonuclease, with translation MPKLSCAIPTCQSPAKARGWCAMHYQKWSRYGDPEHPTNPRYSTPEESFAARTKRQGDCLIWTGAKYGDGYGKITVRSTEAMSVHRWAYEKAHGPIPEGMKVDHTCHNPLCCNAEHLRLATQKQNGENRAGTNRNNKSSKTLGVSFDKQTGRWSASVMHNRKMYWGGRHDTEAQAAKAVAALRNSLFTHNDADRTAA